The proteins below are encoded in one region of Coleofasciculaceae cyanobacterium:
- a CDS encoding TldD/PmbA family protein yields MTLTTFNTFITQKEALALIEFAIAQSQADGVFVSLSASETALSRFSENQISQNVRKNTFSLTVTSYFGKRSASASTTELEPDAIAKTLRRAEDLARIAPEDPEWVELLPHQTYSDRTPAFDKATATLLPLKKGEIIQQVCSLSKDAGVNGSGTLSFQVSLYAIGNSAGLRGCDRTTEADFSFTARVDNGSSWNRCTAWSIERLPIIELTEKVIKRAIASRNPQTIEPGNYTVIFEPSAFASLLPWVIWNLDARAADEGRSFMSRSDDLGNPLGNKVGEQLFNPIVQIQRNAAHPLLQGGRFFGDGLSNNQLDIIKDGIPQTLSYSRYWAREQNQDPTGAMYPIVMTGGDRTVADLIVSTERGILVSRAWYVRYVNPRTLEVTGMTRDGTFLIENGEIAYPIKNLRFNQCLPEMLQNVVELSQAKRCGSSVIPGCKVENFHFSSITESI; encoded by the coding sequence ATGACTTTAACCACTTTTAATACTTTCATTACCCAAAAAGAAGCCCTGGCTTTAATTGAATTTGCGATCGCGCAATCTCAAGCCGACGGTGTTTTTGTTAGCCTTAGTGCCAGTGAAACTGCCCTTAGTCGCTTTTCGGAAAATCAAATTAGTCAAAATGTTCGCAAGAATACTTTTAGTCTGACTGTAACCAGCTATTTTGGTAAACGTAGTGCCTCTGCCTCCACTACTGAATTAGAGCCAGACGCAATCGCCAAAACTTTAAGACGTGCTGAAGATCTGGCTCGTATTGCTCCTGAAGATCCTGAATGGGTGGAATTGTTACCGCATCAAACCTACAGCGATCGTACCCCAGCCTTTGACAAAGCTACGGCTACTTTATTGCCCCTAAAAAAAGGCGAAATTATTCAGCAGGTATGTTCTCTCAGTAAAGATGCAGGAGTCAACGGATCGGGGACATTGAGTTTCCAGGTATCCCTTTACGCTATCGGTAACTCGGCGGGGTTACGGGGTTGCGATCGCACTACCGAAGCCGACTTTAGCTTTACCGCCCGTGTTGATAATGGTTCTAGCTGGAATCGCTGTACTGCCTGGAGTATCGAGCGCTTACCGATTATCGAATTAACTGAAAAAGTAATCAAAAGAGCGATCGCTTCGCGCAATCCTCAGACGATCGAACCAGGAAACTACACCGTTATTTTTGAACCTTCTGCATTTGCTAGTTTACTACCTTGGGTAATCTGGAATCTAGATGCGCGGGCAGCCGATGAAGGACGTTCTTTTATGTCTCGTAGCGATGATTTAGGTAACCCTCTCGGTAATAAAGTTGGCGAACAGCTATTTAATCCTATTGTTCAAATACAGCGTAATGCTGCTCATCCTCTGTTGCAGGGAGGCAGGTTTTTTGGCGATGGTTTGAGCAATAATCAGCTAGACATCATCAAAGACGGTATCCCGCAAACTCTTTCTTATAGCCGCTACTGGGCAAGAGAACAAAACCAAGATCCTACAGGGGCAATGTATCCTATTGTTATGACTGGTGGCGATCGAACTGTTGCCGATCTAATTGTCAGTACTGAACGAGGTATTTTAGTTAGTCGTGCTTGGTATGTCCGTTATGTAAATCCCCGCACTTTAGAAGTTACAGGAATGACCAGAGACGGTACTTTCTTAATTGAAAACGGCGAGATTGCTTACCCAATTAAAAACCTTCGTTTTAACCAGTGTTTACCCGAAATGTTGCAAAACGTAGTGGAGTTGAGTCAAGCAAAACGCTGTGGCAGTAGCGTTATTCCTGGCTGTAAAGTTGAGAATTTCCACTTTAGCAGTATCACCGAGAGTATATAA
- a CDS encoding alpha-ketoacid dehydrogenase subunit beta — protein sequence MAETLMFNALREATDEEMARDKTVFVLGEDVGHYGGSYKVTKDLYKKYGDLRLLDTPIAENSFCGMAVGAAMTGLRPIIEGMNMGFLLLAFNQIANNAGMLRYTSGGNFKIPMVIRGPGGVGRQLGAEHSQRLEAYFHAVPGLKIVACSTAYNSKGLLKAAIRDDNPVLFFEHVLLYNLKDDLPDDEYVLPLDKAEMVRKGKDVTILTYSRMRHHCTQALKVIEQQGYDPEIIDLISLKPFDMETISESVRKTHKVIIVEECMKTGGIGAELVALINEQLFDELDAPVLRLSSQDIPTPYNGKLESLTIVQPAQIAEAVQKMMEDRI from the coding sequence ATGGCTGAAACTTTAATGTTTAACGCTTTGAGAGAGGCGACAGACGAAGAAATGGCAAGAGATAAGACTGTCTTCGTTTTGGGTGAAGATGTCGGACATTATGGTGGTTCATATAAAGTCACCAAAGATTTATACAAGAAATATGGCGATTTACGTTTATTAGATACTCCCATTGCCGAAAATAGCTTTTGTGGTATGGCTGTTGGCGCAGCTATGACTGGCTTACGTCCTATCATTGAAGGGATGAATATGGGCTTTTTGCTGTTGGCATTTAACCAAATTGCTAACAATGCTGGGATGCTACGCTATACTTCAGGTGGTAATTTTAAAATTCCCATGGTAATTCGTGGACCTGGCGGTGTCGGGAGACAATTGGGTGCAGAACACTCTCAAAGATTAGAAGCTTATTTTCATGCTGTACCTGGATTAAAAATCGTGGCTTGTTCTACAGCATATAATTCTAAAGGTTTACTGAAGGCAGCTATCCGAGATGATAACCCCGTACTGTTTTTTGAACACGTCTTACTTTACAACCTCAAAGACGATCTACCAGACGATGAATATGTTTTGCCTTTAGATAAGGCAGAAATGGTGCGAAAAGGTAAGGACGTGACTATTTTGACCTACTCGCGGATGCGCCATCACTGCACCCAAGCCTTAAAAGTTATTGAGCAACAAGGTTACGATCCTGAAATTATTGACTTAATTTCCCTCAAGCCGTTTGATATGGAAACCATTAGTGAGTCAGTGCGTAAAACTCATAAGGTAATCATTGTGGAAGAATGTATGAAAACTGGCGGTATTGGTGCAGAATTGGTGGCATTGATTAACGAACAGCTATTTGATGAATTAGACGCACCCGTATTGCGTTTATCTTCTCAAGATATTCCTACTCCTTACAACGGTAAGTTAGAAAGTTTAACTATTGTGCAGCCAGCACAAATTGCCGAAGCCGTGCAAAAAATGATGGAAGATCGGATTTAG